A genomic stretch from Prionailurus bengalensis isolate Pbe53 chromosome E2, Fcat_Pben_1.1_paternal_pri, whole genome shotgun sequence includes:
- the LOC122495164 gene encoding vomeronasal type-1 receptor 1-like codes for MASCEFVVGILFLFQTGTGLLGNSLLLYFYLLTLFTKHTKRPTDLILNHLALANFLILFSRGIPQTLAAFCLDNFLGEAMCKIVFYTHRVARGVSLCATCLLSGFQAITISLNNPRWAELKLRAPKFVQPSCCLCWILHLLINIVVPVKVTHPGNTRNITKRDFGPCSVKGSNSFISSLCAFLFTFLDILCLGPMGWASVSIVLFLQRHKQRVQYLHHTSLSPRASRETTATFTVLLLVSLFVSFYFLSSILSLYMTCFVNPSLQLVNIDTFLSACFPASSPYVLISHEIKVFVSCKTKISK; via the coding sequence ATGGCTTCTTGTGAGTTTGTAgtggggattctctttctcttccagacTGGAACTGGGCTCCTAGGGAATTCCTTACtcctttatttctatttgttgacTTTGTTCACTAAACACACTAAGAGACCTACAGACCTAATTCTCAACCATTTGGCCTTAGCTAACTTTCTGATCCTTTTCTCTAGGGGAATCCCTCAGACACTGGCTGCTTTTTGTTTGGACAATTTCCTGGGAGAAGCTATGTGTAAGATTGTCTTTTATACTCACAGGGTGGCCCGAGGGGTTTCTCTCTGCGCCACCTGCCTTTTGAGTGGCTTCCAGGCTATTACTATTAGTCTTAACAATCCCAGGTGGGCAGAACTCAAACTGAGAGCTCCTAAGTTTGTTCAACCCTCCTGTTGCCTCTGTTGGATTCTTCATCTCCTGATAAATATTGTTGTGCCAGTGAAAGTGACTCACCCAGGGAATActagaaacattacaaaaagggATTTTGGACCGTGTTCTGTCAAAGGGTCCAATTCATTCATAAGCTCACTCTGTGCATTCCTGTTTACCTTCCTTGATATTTTGTGTTTGGGACCCATGGGTTGGGCCAGTGTCTCCATAGTGCTCTTCCTGCAAAGACATAAGCAGAGAGTCCAATACCTTCACCACACCAGTCTCTCTCCCAGAGCCTCCCGAGAGACCACTGCCACTTTTACTGTCCTGCTTCTAGTGagcttgtttgtttccttttactttctgtcCTCTATCTTATCACTCTATATGACTTGCTTTGTCAACCCAAGCCTGCAGCTGGTGAACATCGATACGTTCCTTTCTGCTTGTTTTCCAGCTTCCAGCCCCTATGTGCTCATCAGCCATGAAATTAAAGTCTTCGTCAgttgtaaaacaaaaatctccaaaTAG